From the genome of Amycolatopsis sp. NBC_01488, one region includes:
- a CDS encoding class I SAM-dependent methyltransferase, which translates to MDVQDVDFEELYQGTTPMGRKMPWDIGAPQPAVVALADAGEFTGDVLDIGCGLGDNSAFLASRGLHVTGLDGAPSALEQARARAAEKGLDIEFAVADATKLEGHEGRFDTVLDSALYHCLSEDERHQYLAALTRATRPGARLHLFAFSPQVPDAFPAPYLISEANLRETVGKDWTIERLEPTVYTTSMTPEELKQSVRQLLNVDPAGLDRLDTDADGRVLVPVWQLKATRR; encoded by the coding sequence ATGGACGTTCAGGACGTCGACTTCGAAGAGCTCTACCAGGGCACCACCCCGATGGGCCGGAAGATGCCGTGGGACATCGGCGCGCCGCAGCCCGCCGTTGTCGCGCTGGCCGACGCCGGCGAGTTCACCGGCGACGTGCTCGACATCGGCTGCGGCCTCGGCGACAACTCGGCGTTCCTCGCCTCGCGCGGCTTGCACGTCACGGGGCTGGACGGCGCGCCGTCCGCGCTGGAGCAGGCTCGCGCACGGGCCGCCGAGAAGGGGCTCGACATCGAGTTCGCCGTCGCGGACGCGACGAAGCTCGAAGGCCACGAAGGCCGGTTCGACACGGTCCTCGACAGCGCGCTTTACCACTGCCTGAGCGAAGACGAACGTCACCAGTACCTCGCGGCCCTGACCCGCGCCACGCGCCCGGGCGCACGGCTGCACCTGTTCGCCTTCTCGCCGCAGGTACCGGACGCGTTCCCGGCGCCCTACCTGATCAGCGAAGCCAACCTCCGCGAGACCGTCGGCAAGGACTGGACGATCGAGCGGCTGGAACCGACCGTGTACACGACGTCGATGACGCCGGAGGAACTGAAGCAGAGCGTCCGGCAGCTGCTGAACGTGGACCCCGCCGGGCTGGACCGGCTGGACACCGACGCGGACGGCCGGGTGCTCGTACCGGTCTGGCAGCTGAAGGCCACCCGCCGCTGA